The genomic interval TTTCTAAATATACTTTGCTCCAGCCCTTCCAAAATTTATATTCTGCAATAGTTTCATTATGCCATAAACTAATAAAGGTTCCTTTTACTTTGTGCACCTCATCAATTATTTGTTTTATACGCACAATACTTTCTTCAGGACTTATTTGCAAATAAAAGTTGAGTGTAGCATCCATTACTTGAAATGGATGTAATCTCAACTTAGTTTCTATCTCTAAATCCAAATCGTAAAAATTATAACTATCACAAATGCTTGCTCTAAAACCAATTTCTGAAGCATAGCCCATTGTATAATCATCTGTAATGTCTAAATTTATTAGATTTCGATAAGTATCCGGAAAAGTGAGTTTTAAAAAATGTTGTCGACTTCTTGTTATTTCCCTATTCAATACCTTAGCCAATCCATGTACTTCTCGTTCAAGTTTATCAACTTTAAAATTAGAATTGTAGGAAGGGTGAATTCCTACATCTGATGTATCAGCTATTGATTTTATTAAATAACGAAATCGCTGACTACGGGTTGGAACATTTTTATCGTTTAACCCATATGCAGCAAATAGAAAAAAATAAACTGGGTGTAACTGATGTTTTGCATGTAAGTCGTGCAGCAACTTATAGGTGTCATAAGGATCTGCTTGCATACCTAAAATTACTTTAGCCCGTTCGGCAAATTCTTTAAAATCAAATTTCGATAAGGAACGCAAGGATGCCCCAATGCTGCGCATAAAACCTTTCTCGCGAAATGCAAAAGCATTGTCGATGTCTATTGTAGGAACATGGGAAAATTTTTTAATTGGAAAAATAACTTCCGGATACTTTGCACTAATCAAATGCTTAATCTTTTCAGCCCAAATATTAACTAAGGGCAAATGCAAAAAATTATTTTGAAAAGCCAAACTTTCCAGCGCTTCAAAGCGATTGTGCTTGTCGTGTATAGTAGGTAAATATTCTTCGTAACGACTTACCAAATAAAAACTTGCGGCAAAGGGATCAAAGGGCAGGGTGGCACTTCTGCTCGTCGGAAAAAAAGCCTTTATTCCCTCCCAATCAAAAACAGTTATCTCTTGGTCCTTTATTCCTGTTTCTAATAAGAATGGTTTCGACATAAAAAATAATTCGTCGCCAAATGCATGACCCGAATAGTTTATTTTGGCCCCATCATGTAATTTGAATTCATTTACATTTTCTGTTAACCTAACACCTATACCTAACACATCCGTAAAAAGTAAACGAAAAATATACCGAATACGGTTATTAATTTTAGGTGTAAAAACTAAAATCATTTTGTCGAAGGATTAATAGTTGATACTTCATCCTTTGATGAAAAAACTGAAAGCATTTCACCGGCAATAAATTCGGCTGCTTTCCCATCCCCAAAAAGTAGAGGAAAACTCATAGAGGTTGCATTCAAATAGGAGTTAAAAGCGGCAATAATTGTTTCAATATTTGTATCGGCTAACTTAGCAGCCCCACACTCAACAAGTTCTATCCATTCGGTTTGAGCTCTTAATATAATACATGGTTTTTCGAAAAAGAAAGCCTCCTTTTGCACTCCTCCGGAATCAGTTACAATTAATCTTGAATTCTTTTCCAGCGCAATCATTTCTAAAAACGAAACCGGTGGAATTATTTTAAGTAGTGTATTACCCATTACTTTAGCATACAGCCCGGGCACTAAATTTTTTTCAAGCAACTTGGATGTTCGTGGATGCAATGGAATTATAAATGGTAAATTGTGCTGTAGCGATAACCTGTTAAAAGATTCAAAAATGGCACTTAGTCGCTCCGGTTCATCCGTATTATTATTGCGGTGTATAGTAGCTAATACAAAGCCATTAGGCTGTAAGTTTAAAGTTTGAAGTAATGTTGTTTTCTTTTCTGCAACTTGGGCAAAATATACACTGTTATCAAACATTACATCTCCACAATGATAAATATTGGGAGCATCGGCAACTGGGTGATTGCTTTTATCAGTTTTAAAGCCTTCCTTTATTAGGTTTGTATATCCTGCCTTTGTAGGTGAAAATAACAAAGTTGAAACATGATCACATAAAATGCGGTTTATTTCTTCCGGCATTGACTTGTTAAACGAACGTAATCCTGCCTCGATGTGAACTAAAGGAATGTGCATTTTTGATGCCGCTATTGCTCCTGCCAAGGTCGAATTTGTATCACCGTACACCACCATGCAGTCAGGTTTCTCGCTTTCTAAAATTTCTTCAATTCCAATTAGCATTGAAGCTGTTTGCCTTCCGTGTGAGCCGCTTCCTACATTTAAGTTATAACTTGGCTGGGGTATTTCCAGCTCGTCAAAAAACACCAACGACATGGCTGAATCATAGTGTTGACCGGTATGTACAATGACTTCAGTAATCTGTTTGGAATAATGATTCTTAATTGCACGACTAAGTGCCGCAGCTTTAATAATTTGAGGACGTGCACCTATTATGGTAAGTATTTTCAACATGCTTTTTGTATCGGTATAATGATTAATCAAAATAAGAAATCAGTAAAGGAACTTTTTTCATAGCAAGCCTTCATCGGCAAAACTAAAAAAATTATTTCCTGCAATAATGATATGATCAATGATTGCAATATCAACTAATTTACCTGCATCCTTCAACTTTTTTGTAATTCGGATATCTTCTTCGCTAGGTTTTAAATTGCCTGATGGGTGGTTGTGACATAATACAATAGAACTGGCAAGATTTTCAATAGCCTGTTTAAATATAATACGCGCATCGACCACAGTGCCACTTACTCCTCCCTTACTGATATTTGATTTTCGGATTATGTGATTGCTTCGATCTAAATACAACACCCAAAACTCTTCGTGCAACAAATCACCAATTTCATTTCTAATAGCTTCAAAAACTAATTTACTATTGTTTATTCGAATACGCTGAGGTGACTCCAAAACTTTCATTCTCTTTCCTAATTCAAGCGCTGCAATAATTGATATTGCCTTAGCTTCACCAATTCCTTTAAATTTACATAGTTGAGCAACATTCAATTTTCCTAATGCATTTAAATCATTCCCAACCGAACTAAGTATGCGTCTGGCTAGTTCAACTGCAGTTTCAGTTTTACTTCCTGAGCCTATCAAAATTCCTATCAATTCAGCATCAGTAAGTATGCCTTTTCCTTTTTCCAACAACTTTTCACGAGGTTGGTCTGCATTTGCCCATTCAGTTATAGGAACTGTCTGTTTTTTTTCCTCCATTCTAATCAAGTTTGAAGGGTTGAAAATAAAGAATAAATGCCGATTTTTTCAAAACAAAAAAGGCCTCCCTGCGAAGGAAGGCCTCAGAAATAAACGTTTATAGAATTACATTTTGCTAACGTGCTTAGTCAATTTAGACTTAATGTTGCCAGCTTTATTTTTATGAATAATGTTCTTTTTAGCCAATTTATCCACCATTGATATCACTTCAGGAAGCTTTTTAGCTGCTTCTTTTTTATCAGTGGTAGTTTTTAATGCCTTAATAGCAGTACGTGCAGATTTCGCCTGATAACGATTAGTTTCTCTTTTAGCATCGTTAGCACGAATTCTTTTGATAGATGATTTATGATTTGCCATTTTTATTTGTTGTTTCAGCTAGTAGCCTTCCAGTAAGGTGCAAAGCTATTTGCCATAATTAATTAAATTTTTAAATCGGGCTGCAAATATAGAAAATCTTTAGAAAACAACAACATAAAAATTTATTCAAACTATTTGATGCTAATTTTAAGTGTAGGGAATTTTCAGAGTGCCTATTTTAACTCTAGTTAGGCGCATCAAAACAATAAAAATCAAGTTCGTAACTACTAAAAAAGCACAAACCCTTGAAAATTAATCTTTCCAAGGGTTTGTAGTAGTATGTTTGTAGCCCGTAGGGGAATCGAACCCCTGTTTCCAGGATGAAAACCTGGCGTCCTAACCCCTAGACGAACGGGCCATTAACAGTTCCTTTTTTCAAAGGGAGTGCAAATGTAGAATTTTTTTATTTCCATACAAAAAAATAATTCGAAGGAAAAAAATTCTTTACTCGTTCGACTGGCCTAATTAGTGCACCAAATTTATCCGCTTTATTACCCTTTTGTTTCCAATCAATAATTCAATAAAATATAATCCTGCTTGCTGCTTTGCAATATCTATTGCATAAACTTCATTTGAAAGTACTAGTTTTGATGTTTCATAAACTTTGGCTCCTACCGAGTTGTAAATGTTTATTGTTATTCCTTCAGATTGGGATTCATCTAATTTAATATTTAGTTGACCATTGCTGGGATTCGGATAAACACTAACCCTATCGGCAATATCATCAAGCGTGTTAACACTAGTATAATTTATACAAACAATTGGTTTTACTGCTAATGCAACCGAAAGTCCCCAAGAGTTGATTGAATCTGTAAAAGGAACCCATACATTGTTACTTAATTTTTCATAAGCCTTGCCTATACTAGTTTGGCCTTCAACAGTAGTATAAATTGAAATGGTGTCGACAACTTGTGGATCAAATTCAAATCCTACATAAAATGAAGAAGTAACAGTTAATGGTGTACTAAAATTAACTGTAGTGTATTGATTCGAATTAATATCGGTAACTACTTGACTCAAACTTATAGGAACACTTGCCATAACAGTACCAGGCTTTCCTCCAGCAAAATCAGCCTTCCAAACTTTAATGTTAAATGAGCTCGTTGCAAAGCCATACGCTCTTGCAAACTTTAATTGTACACCATAAATCTTTTGTTGCGCTTGCAAAGGATTAAATTTTTCAGAAAAACCCTTGTCTCCAAAATCATTGGTTCCTGCAATGAAACCGCTGCCTGGCTGTCCTACATCTGCTGGTCGATAATTCACCAAAGAATGTGCTGTGGTATAATTCGCAAGGGTGTCGCAAGCAAGAGTTGGTGAAGGTAAAGTACAGGTTACATTCGTATTCGTCAATAAACTTGCTCTAGTTCCTGTAAGCGTGGCTACCATTCTGGTCTTCTGTCCTTCTGTAAACATTACCATACAGTTATCGTCCACATAATCCATAAAATTCATAAACATTTCACCATTCAAATTTCCTGCACAAACTCCTTGTCTCAAAGGATGGGTTTTACAACCATAATTTGCTTGTTGTGCAGGAGGAGTATCATTTACTAAATCATCTCCACATGTTGCATCACCCCAAATGTGTTTTAAGTTTAACCAATGTCCTACTTCATGCGTAGCTGTTCGTCCTAAATCGAAAGGCGCCGTAGCTGTTCCTCCCTTTCCAAAATAAGCATAGTCCATTACTACACCATCAGTAGTTGGAGACCCTCCGGGAAATTGACCATATCCAAGCAGGCTACCTTGTAAATTGCATACCCACATGTTTAAATATTGTGCAGTATTCCATGGAGATTTTCCTCCGGTTGAATTCGATTTTACATCATTGGCAGTATTTGAAAAGCCCAATATGTTATTTGTTGCTGTACGTGTAATTCCGTTGGTTGCATTTCCATTGGGATCTACACTTGCCAAACAAAACTCTATTTCGACATCCGCAGCAATTGAGTTAAATGGCGAAGGAGCTGAACTAACATCTGTATTCTGCTTTCTAAAATCTTGATTCAACGCGGCTATTTGTGAATAAATTTGTGCGTCACTTAGATTTTCGGATGCATTGCTGTAAACCACATGTACCACAACAGCAATTTTGTGAATGGTCGAGACTTTGTCGGCTGCGTGGTTGCTCATTTCGTGAATACGTTGTTGTGTTTCCAACTCAATTAAATCCATTCGCTGTTTCAATGATGGATCCTGAGTTAATTGATAATTTAAACTCTCCATTGTTCCACACGATCTCTTTATGACCTTGTCACTTGCAACAACCATAGGTTTAGAGACTGAGTTAGCATTTGAAGCA from Bacteroidota bacterium carries:
- a CDS encoding polysaccharide deacetylase family protein; the encoded protein is MILVFTPKINNRIRYIFRLLFTDVLGIGVRLTENVNEFKLHDGAKINYSGHAFGDELFFMSKPFLLETGIKDQEITVFDWEGIKAFFPTSRSATLPFDPFAASFYLVSRYEEYLPTIHDKHNRFEALESLAFQNNFLHLPLVNIWAEKIKHLISAKYPEVIFPIKKFSHVPTIDIDNAFAFREKGFMRSIGASLRSLSKFDFKEFAERAKVILGMQADPYDTYKLLHDLHAKHQLHPVYFFLFAAYGLNDKNVPTRSQRFRYLIKSIADTSDVGIHPSYNSNFKVDKLEREVHGLAKVLNREITRSRQHFLKLTFPDTYRNLINLDITDDYTMGYASEIGFRASICDSYNFYDLDLEIETKLRLHPFQVMDATLNFYLQISPEESIVRIKQIIDEVHKVKGTFISLWHNETIAEYKFWKGWSKVYLEMLEYAATKQ
- the wecB gene encoding UDP-N-acetylglucosamine 2-epimerase (non-hydrolyzing) — translated: MLKILTIIGARPQIIKAAALSRAIKNHYSKQITEVIVHTGQHYDSAMSLVFFDELEIPQPSYNLNVGSGSHGRQTASMLIGIEEILESEKPDCMVVYGDTNSTLAGAIAASKMHIPLVHIEAGLRSFNKSMPEEINRILCDHVSTLLFSPTKAGYTNLIKEGFKTDKSNHPVADAPNIYHCGDVMFDNSVYFAQVAEKKTTLLQTLNLQPNGFVLATIHRNNNTDEPERLSAIFESFNRLSLQHNLPFIIPLHPRTSKLLEKNLVPGLYAKVMGNTLLKIIPPVSFLEMIALEKNSRLIVTDSGGVQKEAFFFEKPCIILRAQTEWIELVECGAAKLADTNIETIIAAFNSYLNATSMSFPLLFGDGKAAEFIAGEMLSVFSSKDEVSTINPSTK
- the radC gene encoding DNA repair protein RadC; the protein is MEEKKQTVPITEWANADQPREKLLEKGKGILTDAELIGILIGSGSKTETAVELARRILSSVGNDLNALGKLNVAQLCKFKGIGEAKAISIIAALELGKRMKVLESPQRIRINNSKLVFEAIRNEIGDLLHEEFWVLYLDRSNHIIRKSNISKGGVSGTVVDARIIFKQAIENLASSIVLCHNHPSGNLKPSEEDIRITKKLKDAGKLVDIAIIDHIIIAGNNFFSFADEGLL
- a CDS encoding 30S ribosomal protein S20; the protein is MANHKSSIKRIRANDAKRETNRYQAKSARTAIKALKTTTDKKEAAKKLPEVISMVDKLAKKNIIHKNKAGNIKSKLTKHVSKM
- a CDS encoding T9SS type A sorting domain-containing protein gives rise to the protein MKKMYYLLFVFVFLAFNNSSAQQIISASNANSVSKPMVVASDKVIKRSCGTMESLNYQLTQDPSLKQRMDLIELETQQRIHEMSNHAADKVSTIHKIAVVVHVVYSNASENLSDAQIYSQIAALNQDFRKQNTDVSSAPSPFNSIAADVEIEFCLASVDPNGNATNGITRTATNNILGFSNTANDVKSNSTGGKSPWNTAQYLNMWVCNLQGSLLGYGQFPGGSPTTDGVVMDYAYFGKGGTATAPFDLGRTATHEVGHWLNLKHIWGDATCGDDLVNDTPPAQQANYGCKTHPLRQGVCAGNLNGEMFMNFMDYVDDNCMVMFTEGQKTRMVATLTGTRASLLTNTNVTCTLPSPTLACDTLANYTTAHSLVNYRPADVGQPGSGFIAGTNDFGDKGFSEKFNPLQAQQKIYGVQLKFARAYGFATSSFNIKVWKADFAGGKPGTVMASVPISLSQVVTDINSNQYTTVNFSTPLTVTSSFYVGFEFDPQVVDTISIYTTVEGQTSIGKAYEKLSNNVWVPFTDSINSWGLSVALAVKPIVCINYTSVNTLDDIADRVSVYPNPSNGQLNIKLDESQSEGITINIYNSVGAKVYETSKLVLSNEVYAIDIAKQQAGLYFIELLIGNKRVIKRINLVH